From the genome of Dickeya aquatica, one region includes:
- the ftsN gene encoding cell division protein FtsN, which translates to MAQRDYVSRGRSGTSRKKTASRKRGGSSGVSKTMMALAVAVLVTFAGGLYFIAHNKPDESPILPHQSTKGNGLPPKPEERWRYIKELENRQIGVTSPTEPSAGGEVQSPGQLTDEQRQLLDQMQSDMKRQPTMLNEVPYNDQSQMPTRAAPKSQMVVPVVPGGNAVTLQPSTPRTTATPPPAPTPRHTAPATPAQTQSPGTPKTPAADVRKPEPPVRETVKAENTKAETPRAESTRTENTKPDSAKPDTTKPEKEPRWMVQCGSFKTAEPAESVRAELAFAGVESRITNSGGWHRIILGPYGNRATADKMAQKLKAMGQSNCIPLASGG; encoded by the coding sequence GTGGCACAACGAGACTATGTCAGCCGGGGACGTTCTGGAACGAGCCGGAAAAAAACAGCCAGCCGGAAACGGGGAGGCTCCTCAGGCGTATCCAAAACCATGATGGCGCTCGCCGTCGCCGTGTTGGTCACGTTTGCCGGTGGGCTTTACTTTATCGCCCACAATAAACCGGACGAATCCCCCATTTTGCCGCACCAGAGTACCAAAGGTAACGGGCTACCGCCGAAACCGGAAGAGCGCTGGCGTTATATCAAAGAGCTGGAAAATCGCCAGATTGGTGTGACCTCACCGACTGAGCCATCAGCGGGTGGTGAAGTCCAGTCACCGGGGCAACTGACCGATGAACAGCGGCAATTGCTTGACCAAATGCAGTCAGACATGAAACGCCAGCCCACCATGCTCAACGAGGTGCCTTACAACGACCAAAGCCAGATGCCAACCCGGGCCGCCCCCAAATCACAGATGGTGGTTCCCGTAGTACCTGGTGGCAACGCGGTAACACTGCAACCCAGTACACCACGCACAACGGCAACGCCACCACCAGCGCCGACTCCGCGCCACACTGCGCCTGCCACGCCCGCTCAAACGCAAAGCCCCGGCACACCGAAAACCCCTGCGGCCGATGTGCGTAAGCCAGAACCGCCGGTAAGAGAGACGGTTAAAGCCGAGAATACCAAAGCCGAAACCCCGCGTGCTGAAAGCACCAGAACCGAAAATACCAAACCTGATAGTGCGAAACCCGACACGACCAAACCGGAGAAAGAGCCGCGCTGGATGGTGCAATGCGGGTCATTTAAAACAGCCGAGCCGGCCGAATCTGTCCGGGCGGAGCTGGCGTTTGCCGGTGTGGAAAGCCGTATCACCAATAGCGGCGGCTGGCACCGAATCATACTCGGCCCCTACGGCAACCGCGCGACAGCCGATAAGATGGCTCAAAAACTCAAAGCAATGGGCCAGTCTAACTGCATCCCGCTAGCCAGTGGGGGTTGA
- the hslV gene encoding ATP-dependent protease subunit HslV: MTTIVSIRRNGLVVIGGDGQATLGNTVMKGNVRKVRRLYNDRVIAGFAGGTADAFTLFELFERKLELHQGHLVKAAVELAKDWRTDRMLRRLEALLAVADENASLIITGNGDVIQPENDLIAIGSGGPYAQAAARALLENTELNAREIVEKSLGIAGDICIYTNQFHTIEELASKA; encoded by the coding sequence GTGACAACAATTGTAAGCATACGCCGCAATGGTCTGGTGGTCATCGGTGGGGATGGTCAGGCCACATTGGGCAACACCGTAATGAAGGGGAACGTGCGCAAAGTCCGTCGCCTGTACAACGACAGGGTGATTGCCGGGTTCGCTGGCGGCACTGCGGATGCCTTCACCCTGTTTGAGCTGTTCGAGCGTAAGCTGGAACTGCACCAGGGGCATCTGGTCAAAGCCGCTGTGGAACTGGCCAAAGACTGGCGCACAGACCGCATGCTGCGGCGTCTGGAGGCTCTGCTGGCTGTCGCTGACGAGAATGCCTCGCTGATTATTACCGGCAACGGTGATGTGATTCAGCCGGAAAATGATCTTATCGCCATTGGCTCTGGCGGCCCCTACGCACAGGCAGCCGCCCGTGCCTTACTGGAGAACACCGAATTGAACGCCCGCGAGATAGTCGAGAAGTCTCTGGGTATTGCCGGTGATATCTGTATTTATACCAACCAGTTCCACACGATTGAAGAATTAGCCTCCAAGGCGTAA
- the hslU gene encoding HslU--HslV peptidase ATPase subunit, protein MSEMTPREIVSELDSYIIGQHQAKRAVAIALRNRWRRMQLEESLRHEVTPKNILMIGPTGVGKTEIARRLAKLANAPFIKVEATKFTEVGYVGKEVDSIIRDLSDVAIKMVRQQAMEKNRHRAEELAEERILDVLIPPAKNNWGQPEESHEPSAARQAFRKKLREGQLDDKEIEIELAAAPVGVEIMAPPGMEEMTNQLQSMFQNLAGQKQKSRKVKIREAFKQLVEEEAAKLVNPEELKQQAIEAVEQHGIVFIDEIDKICKRGESSGPDVSREGVQRDLLPLVEGCTVSTKHGMVKTDHILFIASGAFQVASPSDLIPELQGRLPIRVELQALTTEDFERILTEPSASLTRQYQALMATEGVNVTFQPDGISRIAQAAWQVNERTENIGARRLHTVLERLIEDVSYSASEMNGQTVTIDADYVSSHLDELVADEDLSRFIL, encoded by the coding sequence ATGTCTGAAATGACCCCGCGCGAAATCGTCAGCGAGCTTGATAGCTATATCATCGGCCAACATCAGGCGAAACGGGCGGTTGCTATCGCCTTGCGCAACCGCTGGCGTCGCATGCAGTTGGAAGAGAGCCTGCGCCATGAAGTCACACCGAAAAACATTCTGATGATAGGCCCGACCGGTGTCGGGAAAACGGAGATAGCCCGCCGTCTGGCCAAATTGGCTAATGCCCCCTTCATCAAAGTGGAAGCGACCAAATTTACCGAAGTAGGCTATGTGGGTAAGGAAGTTGACTCCATCATCCGCGATTTGAGCGATGTTGCCATCAAAATGGTGCGCCAGCAGGCCATGGAGAAAAACCGCCATCGCGCCGAAGAGCTCGCCGAAGAGCGCATTTTGGATGTGCTTATCCCACCGGCCAAAAACAATTGGGGCCAGCCCGAAGAGAGCCATGAACCTTCAGCCGCTCGTCAGGCCTTTCGCAAGAAGTTGCGCGAAGGCCAACTGGATGACAAAGAAATAGAAATCGAGCTGGCGGCCGCCCCGGTTGGCGTGGAAATTATGGCACCGCCGGGTATGGAAGAGATGACCAATCAGTTACAGTCTATGTTCCAGAATCTGGCTGGTCAGAAACAGAAAAGCCGGAAGGTCAAGATTCGTGAAGCGTTCAAACAGCTGGTGGAAGAGGAAGCCGCCAAACTGGTGAACCCGGAAGAGCTCAAACAGCAAGCCATTGAAGCAGTTGAGCAGCACGGTATCGTGTTCATTGATGAAATCGACAAAATCTGTAAGCGTGGTGAAAGCTCAGGCCCGGATGTGTCCCGTGAAGGGGTACAGCGTGACCTGCTGCCGCTGGTTGAAGGTTGTACCGTATCGACTAAACACGGCATGGTGAAAACGGACCATATTCTGTTTATCGCCTCTGGAGCCTTCCAGGTCGCCAGCCCGTCAGACCTGATCCCTGAATTGCAGGGCCGTTTGCCTATTCGCGTTGAATTGCAGGCACTGACCACCGAAGATTTCGAGCGTATCCTGACCGAGCCCAGTGCCTCACTCACCCGCCAGTATCAGGCGCTGATGGCGACAGAAGGTGTTAATGTGACCTTCCAGCCGGATGGTATCAGCCGCATCGCCCAGGCGGCCTGGCAGGTCAATGAACGCACAGAAAACATCGGTGCCCGACGTTTGCATACGGTACTGGAGCGTCTGATAGAAGATGTGTCCTACAGCGCCAGCGAAATGAACGGCCAAACCGTGACCATTGATGCAGATTACGTGAGCAGTCATCTGGACGAGCTGGTAGCAGATGAAGATCTGAGCCGATTTATCTTATAA
- a CDS encoding 1,4-dihydroxy-2-naphthoate polyprenyltransferase, with amino-acid sequence MTQLTHSSKTQAWLDSLRPKTLPLAFASIVTGTAIACWHGSFKPGVALLTLLTAGLLQILSNLANDYGDAVKGSDKPDRLGPLRGIQTGAISLPELRRALFVTVALTTIAGCALVVLACEKPVDIVVFLSLGLLAILAAITYTVGNKPYGYIGLGDISVLIFFGWLSVAGSYYLQTGYFDTIVILPATACGLLAVAVLNINNLRDIDSDRENGKNTLAVRLGAHKARRYHMLLLMTAPICLALFATLYLHTLAGWLFILALPLLVRQGRYVMRETAAFSMRPMLEKTVKGALLTNLLFAVGVLLS; translated from the coding sequence ATGACCCAACTGACACATAGCAGCAAAACCCAAGCCTGGTTAGACAGCCTGCGACCCAAAACGCTGCCGCTGGCCTTTGCTTCGATTGTAACCGGTACAGCTATTGCCTGCTGGCACGGCAGCTTTAAGCCTGGTGTCGCACTGCTGACACTGCTAACTGCTGGCCTGTTGCAAATTCTCTCTAATCTGGCCAACGACTATGGCGATGCCGTAAAAGGCAGCGATAAACCCGATCGCCTCGGCCCATTGCGCGGTATTCAAACCGGAGCCATCAGCCTGCCGGAACTCCGCCGGGCACTGTTCGTCACCGTGGCACTGACCACGATTGCCGGCTGTGCGCTGGTGGTGCTGGCGTGCGAAAAACCGGTGGATATCGTGGTTTTTCTGTCACTGGGCCTGCTGGCGATACTGGCGGCGATTACCTATACCGTTGGCAACAAACCCTACGGGTATATCGGGCTTGGCGACATTTCCGTGCTGATTTTCTTTGGCTGGTTGAGCGTTGCCGGGTCGTATTACCTGCAAACCGGTTATTTCGATACGATTGTCATTCTGCCCGCCACAGCCTGCGGTCTGTTGGCGGTGGCGGTTTTAAACATCAATAACCTGCGCGACATCGACAGCGACAGGGAAAATGGCAAAAATACGCTGGCAGTACGCCTCGGTGCACATAAAGCGCGCCGCTACCATATGCTGCTGTTGATGACTGCACCGATTTGTCTGGCGCTGTTTGCCACCTTGTACCTGCATACGCTGGCAGGCTGGTTGTTTATTCTGGCGCTGCCTCTGCTCGTGCGTCAGGGGCGTTATGTCATGCGGGAAACCGCCGCATTCAGCATGCGACCGATGCTGGAGAAAACCGTTAAAGGAGCTCTGCTCACCAACCTGCTGTTCGCCGTTGGTGTGTTGTTAAGCTAA
- the rraA gene encoding ribonuclease E activity regulator RraA has translation MKYDTSELCDIYHEEVNVVEPLFSNFGGRSSFGGKITTVKCFEDNGLLFDVLEENGAGRVLLVDGGGSVRRALIDAGLARVATQNEWEGIVVYGAVRQVDELAELDIGIQAMAAIPAGAASEGIGETDIRVNFGGVTFFSGDHLYADNTGIILSEDPLDLE, from the coding sequence ATGAAATACGATACTTCCGAACTGTGTGATATCTATCATGAAGAGGTCAATGTCGTTGAACCTCTTTTTTCCAATTTTGGCGGGCGTAGTTCATTCGGTGGCAAAATCACTACGGTGAAATGCTTTGAGGACAACGGCTTGCTGTTCGATGTGCTGGAAGAAAACGGCGCAGGCCGGGTACTGCTGGTTGATGGCGGAGGTTCCGTCAGGCGCGCGTTGATTGATGCAGGCCTGGCACGGGTGGCCACCCAGAATGAGTGGGAAGGTATCGTCGTCTACGGTGCGGTACGCCAGGTTGATGAACTGGCTGAGCTGGATATCGGCATTCAGGCCATGGCCGCAATCCCGGCAGGCGCAGCCAGTGAAGGGATTGGCGAAACAGACATTCGGGTTAATTTTGGCGGCGTCACCTTTTTCTCGGGCGACCATCTTTATGCCGATAACACCGGTATCATCCTGTCAGAAGACCCGCTCGACCTGGAATAA
- the zapB gene encoding septal ring assembly protein ZapB: protein MSFEVFEKLEGKVQQAIDTITLLQMEIEELKEKNNALSQEVQSVADNRDALVRENEQLKQEQQAWQERLRALLGRMEEV from the coding sequence ATGTCATTTGAAGTGTTTGAGAAGCTGGAAGGGAAAGTTCAGCAGGCGATTGACACGATCACGCTGTTGCAGATGGAAATCGAAGAGCTGAAAGAGAAGAACAATGCGCTGTCGCAGGAAGTACAGAGCGTGGCAGACAATCGTGATGCATTGGTGCGCGAGAACGAGCAACTAAAGCAGGAACAACAGGCATGGCAGGAACGTCTGCGTGCACTGTTGGGTAGGATGGAAGAGGTCTAA
- a CDS encoding MIP/aquaporin family protein, giving the protein MSQSELSSLKGQCIAEFLGTGLLIFFGVGCVAALKLAGASFGLWEISIVWGLGVAMAIYLTAAISGAHLNPAVTIALWLFACFDGRKVLPYILSQVAGAFCSAALIYGLYHNLFDNIEQTHNMVRGSVESLDLAGIFSTYPNPHISVLQAFLVEMVITAILMCLILALTDDGNGIPRGPLAPLLIGILIAVIGASMGPLTGFAMNPARDLGPKLFACLAGWGKIALTGGRDIPYILVPIFGPIVGACLGALGYRALIGRNLPCDVCAADSDNAPAAQTRKV; this is encoded by the coding sequence ATGAGTCAATCTGAACTTTCCTCCCTTAAAGGCCAGTGTATTGCCGAGTTTCTTGGTACTGGCTTACTGATTTTTTTTGGCGTTGGCTGTGTCGCGGCACTCAAACTGGCAGGTGCCAGTTTTGGGTTATGGGAAATCAGTATTGTCTGGGGATTAGGGGTCGCCATGGCGATTTACCTGACCGCCGCAATCTCTGGCGCACACCTCAATCCTGCCGTCACCATTGCACTATGGCTGTTCGCCTGCTTTGACGGGCGCAAAGTGCTGCCTTATATCCTCTCTCAGGTGGCCGGGGCATTCTGCTCGGCGGCGCTTATCTACGGCCTGTACCATAATTTGTTCGACAACATCGAACAGACCCACAACATGGTGCGCGGCAGCGTGGAAAGCCTCGATCTGGCGGGCATTTTCTCCACCTACCCGAACCCGCACATTTCGGTACTTCAGGCATTTTTAGTGGAAATGGTGATCACCGCTATTTTGATGTGCCTGATTCTGGCGCTGACCGATGACGGTAATGGTATTCCGCGTGGCCCGCTGGCTCCGCTGCTCATCGGTATTCTGATTGCCGTTATTGGCGCATCAATGGGCCCGCTCACGGGGTTTGCCATGAATCCGGCGCGTGACCTCGGCCCCAAACTGTTTGCCTGCCTGGCAGGCTGGGGCAAGATAGCGCTGACCGGCGGGCGTGATATTCCTTATATTCTGGTACCGATTTTTGGCCCGATTGTCGGTGCCTGCCTGGGTGCGCTGGGCTACCGTGCCCTGATTGGCCGCAACCTGCCTTGTGATGTCTGTGCGGCTGACAGCGATAATGCACCCGCAGCTCAAACCCGTAAGGTCTAA
- the glpK gene encoding glycerol kinase GlpK: MNQEKKYIVALDQGTTSSRAVVLDHDANIVSVSQREFTQIYPKAGWVEHDPMEIWASQSSTLVEVLAKAGISSDEIAGIGITNQRETTVVWEKETGKPIYNAIVWQCRRSADICEKLKKDGMEEYIRANTGLVVDPYFSGTKVKWILDNVEGARERAKRGELLFGTIDTWLIWKMTQGRAHVTDYTNASRTMLFNIHSLDWDARMLEVLDIPRAMLPQVRPSSEIYGQTNIGGKGGTRIPIAGIAGDQQAALYGQLCVQPGMAKNTYGTGCFLLMNTGKEAVRSRHGLLTTIACGPRGEVNYALEGAVFIGGASIQWLRDELKLINDAMDSEYFATKVKDTNGVYVVPAFTGLGAPYWDPYARGAIFGLTRGVNANHIIRATLESIAYQTRDVLDAMQADADTRLQSLRVDGGAVANNFLMQFQSDILGTRVERPVIREVTALGAAFLAGLATGFWNDLDEVKSKTAIEQEFRPSIETVERNVRYRGWKKAVERARAWEEHDE; the protein is encoded by the coding sequence ATGAACCAGGAAAAAAAGTACATTGTCGCACTCGACCAGGGAACCACCAGCTCACGCGCCGTGGTGCTGGATCATGACGCGAATATCGTCAGCGTGTCACAGCGGGAGTTTACCCAAATCTACCCGAAAGCAGGCTGGGTAGAGCATGACCCGATGGAAATCTGGGCCTCACAAAGCTCAACGCTGGTAGAAGTGCTGGCCAAAGCAGGCATCAGCAGCGATGAAATCGCCGGTATCGGTATTACCAACCAGCGTGAAACCACCGTTGTATGGGAAAAAGAGACCGGCAAGCCGATTTACAACGCGATTGTCTGGCAGTGCCGCCGCTCTGCCGATATCTGTGAAAAGCTCAAAAAAGACGGCATGGAAGAGTACATCCGCGCCAACACCGGCCTGGTGGTTGACCCCTATTTCTCCGGCACCAAAGTCAAGTGGATCCTCGACAACGTAGAAGGTGCCCGTGAGCGAGCGAAACGTGGCGAATTGCTGTTCGGCACCATCGACACCTGGCTTATCTGGAAAATGACGCAGGGCCGTGCGCACGTCACTGACTACACCAACGCCTCACGCACCATGTTGTTCAACATTCACTCGCTGGACTGGGATGCACGCATGCTGGAAGTGCTGGATATTCCCCGTGCCATGCTGCCACAAGTGCGACCTTCTTCAGAAATTTACGGCCAGACCAACATTGGCGGCAAGGGCGGCACCCGTATTCCTATCGCCGGTATTGCCGGTGACCAACAGGCAGCACTGTACGGCCAGCTGTGTGTTCAGCCTGGAATGGCGAAGAACACCTACGGTACTGGCTGTTTCTTGCTGATGAACACCGGCAAAGAAGCCGTTCGCTCCAGACACGGCCTGCTGACCACCATTGCCTGTGGCCCACGCGGTGAAGTGAACTACGCGCTCGAAGGCGCAGTGTTTATCGGCGGGGCGTCTATTCAGTGGCTGCGCGATGAGCTGAAGCTTATCAATGACGCCATGGACTCCGAATATTTCGCCACCAAAGTGAAAGACACCAACGGTGTTTATGTGGTGCCTGCGTTTACCGGTCTGGGCGCACCCTACTGGGACCCCTACGCCCGAGGCGCTATCTTCGGGCTGACCCGTGGCGTCAATGCGAATCACATCATCCGTGCGACGCTGGAGTCGATTGCCTACCAGACGCGCGATGTGCTCGACGCCATGCAGGCTGATGCCGATACCCGTCTGCAATCATTGCGGGTTGATGGCGGTGCCGTCGCCAACAATTTCCTGATGCAGTTCCAGTCGGATATTTTGGGGACACGCGTTGAGCGCCCGGTTATCCGCGAAGTCACGGCACTGGGTGCCGCCTTCCTGGCGGGCCTGGCTACCGGCTTCTGGAACGATCTCGACGAGGTGAAAAGCAAAACCGCGATTGAACAGGAATTCCGCCCCAGTATTGAAACCGTTGAGCGCAATGTCCGCTACCGTGGCTGGAAAAAAGCGGTGGAGCGCGCGCGTGCCTGGGAAGAACACGACGAGTAA
- the glpX gene encoding class II fructose-bisphosphatase — MKRELAIEFSRVTEAAALAGYKWLGRGDKNAADNAAVQAMRIMLNQVDIKGHIVIGEGEIDEAPMLYIGEQVGTGNGDAVDIAVDPIEGTRMTAMGQANALAVLAVGEQGAFLHAPDMYMEKLIVGPQAKGAIDLDLPLEENLKRVAARLGKPLSELTVITLAKPRHDKVIADMQQLGVKVFAIPDGDVAASILTCMPESEVDVLYGIGGAPEGVISAAVIRALDGDMQGRLLARHQVKEDNEHNRTLGEQELARCREMGIEAGKVLMLADMARNDNVIFSATGITKGDLLNGIARRGNIATTETLLIRGKSRTIRRISSTHYLDRKDAALHEFLL; from the coding sequence ATGAAACGTGAATTAGCCATCGAATTCTCCCGTGTTACTGAAGCGGCTGCGCTGGCCGGTTATAAATGGCTGGGACGCGGGGACAAAAACGCCGCCGATAACGCCGCCGTACAGGCAATGCGCATTATGCTTAATCAGGTTGATATCAAAGGCCATATCGTCATTGGCGAAGGTGAAATCGACGAAGCCCCGATGCTTTATATCGGCGAACAGGTGGGCACCGGTAACGGCGATGCGGTAGACATCGCCGTTGACCCGATTGAAGGCACCCGTATGACGGCAATGGGCCAGGCCAACGCGCTGGCGGTACTGGCCGTCGGTGAGCAGGGCGCGTTTTTACATGCGCCGGATATGTACATGGAAAAGCTGATTGTCGGGCCGCAGGCTAAAGGCGCTATCGACCTCGACCTGCCGCTGGAAGAGAACCTCAAGCGCGTTGCCGCACGGCTGGGTAAACCACTGAGCGAGCTGACCGTCATCACGCTGGCCAAACCACGTCACGACAAAGTCATCGCCGATATGCAGCAACTGGGGGTAAAAGTCTTCGCCATTCCTGATGGCGATGTGGCCGCCTCTATTCTGACCTGTATGCCCGAAAGCGAGGTGGATGTGCTCTACGGTATCGGCGGTGCACCAGAAGGCGTGATTTCAGCGGCGGTGATCCGTGCACTGGATGGCGATATGCAAGGCCGCCTGCTGGCGCGTCATCAGGTGAAAGAAGACAACGAACACAATCGCACGCTCGGCGAACAGGAGCTGGCACGCTGCCGTGAAATGGGCATTGAAGCCGGTAAGGTGCTGATGCTGGCTGACATGGCGCGCAACGATAATGTGATATTTTCTGCCACCGGCATCACCAAAGGTGACCTGCTCAACGGCATTGCCCGGCGCGGCAACATCGCCACCACCGAGACGCTATTGATTCGCGGCAAATCCCGCACGATTCGCCGCATCAGTTCCACCCATTATCTGGACCGCAAAGACGCTGCGCTGCACGAATTTCTGCTGTAA
- the fpr gene encoding ferredoxin--NADP(+) reductase has protein sequence MAEWVTGKVLAVEHWTENLFSLRLSAPVAPFSAGQFAKLALELDGERIQRAYSYVNAPDDPQLEFYLVNVPDGKLSPHLHRCQPGDEVLVTQDAAGFFVLEEVPDCDTLWMLATGTAIGPYLSILQQGHDLERFRHIVLVHATRFARDLSYLPLMRDLQQRYPEKLRIQTVISREAQPGSLTGRIPTLIENGALEAAVGLPLNAQTSHVMLCGNPQMVRDTQQLLKDARQMTKHLRRRPGHITSEHYW, from the coding sequence ATGGCAGAGTGGGTGACAGGTAAGGTACTTGCCGTTGAACACTGGACGGAAAATCTATTCAGTTTGCGACTGAGCGCCCCCGTGGCACCGTTTAGCGCCGGGCAATTTGCCAAGCTGGCGCTTGAGCTGGATGGCGAACGCATACAGCGGGCGTATTCCTACGTCAATGCCCCGGATGATCCGCAGTTAGAGTTTTATCTGGTTAACGTGCCGGATGGCAAATTGAGCCCGCACCTGCATCGCTGTCAGCCCGGTGATGAGGTATTGGTCACGCAAGATGCCGCCGGGTTTTTCGTGCTGGAAGAAGTGCCGGACTGCGACACGCTATGGATGCTGGCCACCGGTACAGCCATTGGCCCTTATCTGTCTATTCTACAGCAAGGGCACGACCTGGAGCGATTCCGGCATATTGTACTGGTTCATGCCACGCGATTTGCCCGTGACCTGAGCTACCTGCCGCTGATGCGAGACTTGCAGCAACGCTACCCGGAAAAACTGCGTATCCAGACCGTCATCAGCCGTGAAGCACAGCCAGGGTCGCTCACCGGGCGCATTCCGACGCTGATTGAAAACGGTGCGCTCGAAGCCGCCGTCGGCCTGCCGCTTAACGCGCAGACCAGCCACGTCATGCTATGCGGCAACCCGCAGATGGTCAGAGATACCCAGCAATTGCTGAAAGACGCGCGCCAGATGACCAAACACCTGCGCCGTCGCCCTGGGCACATCACCAGCGAACATTACTGGTAA
- a CDS encoding DUF805 domain-containing protein yields the protein MTIQQWFFSFRGRVGRRDFWLGITLVVVVIAALFVLAGIGWLETQRAAFALVVLMWPLSAMLVKRLHDRDRKGGWALLLVVAWMLGSGNWAMLPALLQWLVERFIPVLIAVMMLLECGLLAGTAGTNRFGAPSGPLRLRESEH from the coding sequence ATGACAATACAACAATGGTTTTTTTCATTTCGCGGTCGAGTGGGCCGCCGGGATTTCTGGCTGGGGATAACGTTGGTGGTGGTAGTGATAGCGGCGTTGTTCGTTCTGGCGGGTATCGGCTGGCTTGAGACACAGAGAGCGGCCTTTGCGCTGGTGGTGTTGATGTGGCCACTGTCGGCTATGCTGGTGAAAAGATTACATGATCGCGACCGCAAAGGCGGCTGGGCGCTGCTGTTGGTCGTGGCCTGGATGCTGGGGAGCGGTAACTGGGCGATGCTGCCCGCGCTTTTACAGTGGCTGGTCGAACGGTTTATACCGGTGCTGATTGCCGTCATGATGTTGCTGGAGTGCGGCTTGTTGGCGGGAACCGCTGGCACAAACCGCTTTGGTGCACCGAGCGGGCCGCTGCGGTTGCGTGAGAGTGAGCACTGA
- a CDS encoding DUF1454 family protein has product MKNALLALCYLSISLLFPSFVRGDTLFQPRAASTAPYLLPSAPTFDMNLLQFRTRYNLSNPSLPLGEYKVVDTGDDSPALIRAASRINDRLYSSTALEKGTGKIKTMQITWLPKPRDPDQNGRRKQAIDYMAALLRTFMPSLTGEQSLKKVETLLEKGKGQRFYQQTEGALRYVVVDHGEKGLTFAVEPIKLALSDS; this is encoded by the coding sequence ATGAAAAATGCCCTGCTGGCGCTCTGTTACCTGTCGATAAGCTTACTGTTCCCGTCGTTCGTCAGGGGGGATACGCTGTTTCAGCCACGCGCAGCATCCACAGCACCCTATCTGCTGCCGAGCGCCCCTACGTTTGACATGAATCTGTTACAGTTCCGCACCCGCTACAACCTGAGCAATCCGTCGCTGCCACTGGGTGAGTACAAAGTGGTTGATACCGGTGACGACTCACCGGCGCTGATACGCGCTGCCAGCCGCATTAACGATCGCCTTTACTCCTCTACTGCGCTGGAAAAGGGCACCGGCAAGATTAAAACCATGCAGATAACCTGGTTGCCCAAACCACGCGACCCGGATCAGAACGGTCGCCGTAAACAGGCTATCGACTATATGGCCGCCCTGTTACGCACCTTTATGCCGTCACTGACGGGCGAGCAAAGCCTGAAAAAAGTGGAAACCCTGCTGGAAAAAGGCAAAGGGCAGCGATTTTACCAACAGACGGAGGGCGCATTGCGTTACGTGGTGGTTGATCATGGCGAAAAGGGGCTAACTTTCGCTGTTGAACCGATTAAGCTGGCGCTATCTGATTCGTGA
- the tpiA gene encoding triose-phosphate isomerase produces MRHPLVMGNWKLNGSTSLVHELIAGLRSELSAVTGCGVAIAPPALYLDQAKHLLAGSRIALGAQNVDVNLAGAFTGETSAAMLKDLGAKYIIIGHSERRTYHHESDEFIAKKFAVLKETGLIPVLCIGETEAENEAGQTEAVCARQLDAVLNTLGAKAFDNAVIAYEPVWAIGTGKSATPAQAQAVHKFIRDHIARQDAAVAEQVIIQYGGSVNASNAAELFTQPDIDGALVGGASLKADAFAVIVKAAAQAKGLE; encoded by the coding sequence ATGCGACATCCCTTAGTCATGGGCAACTGGAAGCTGAACGGCAGCACCAGCCTGGTTCACGAACTGATAGCCGGCTTGCGCAGCGAGCTGAGCGCAGTCACCGGTTGTGGCGTAGCCATTGCGCCGCCAGCCCTTTATCTGGATCAGGCCAAACATCTGCTGGCAGGCAGCCGTATTGCACTGGGTGCCCAGAATGTGGACGTCAACCTCGCTGGCGCATTCACCGGTGAAACCTCCGCCGCGATGCTCAAAGACCTCGGTGCCAAATACATCATCATCGGCCACTCCGAACGCCGCACTTATCATCACGAAAGTGATGAATTCATCGCAAAAAAATTCGCGGTGCTGAAAGAAACCGGCCTGATCCCGGTATTGTGTATTGGTGAAACCGAAGCGGAAAACGAAGCGGGCCAGACCGAAGCCGTCTGTGCGCGTCAGTTGGACGCAGTGCTGAACACACTGGGTGCGAAAGCGTTCGACAACGCGGTCATTGCCTACGAACCGGTATGGGCTATCGGCACCGGTAAGTCCGCTACTCCGGCGCAGGCGCAGGCGGTTCACAAATTCATTCGTGACCACATTGCCCGGCAGGATGCAGCCGTGGCTGAACAAGTCATCATTCAGTACGGCGGTTCCGTCAACGCATCTAACGCGGCAGAGCTGTTCACCCAGCCGGATATCGACGGCGCACTGGTTGGCGGCGCGTCACTGAAAGCAGATGCGTTCGCGGTCATCGTGAAAGCAGCAGCACAAGCCAAAGGGCTGGAATAA